In Musa acuminata AAA Group cultivar baxijiao chromosome BXJ2-8, Cavendish_Baxijiao_AAA, whole genome shotgun sequence, one genomic interval encodes:
- the LOC135619593 gene encoding E3 ubiquitin-protein ligase GW2-like isoform X2 — MGNNIRRRRQMVDEKYTRPQGMYRHREIDYKKLRKLILESKLAPCYPGLEEYAYDLEECPICFLYYPSLNRSRCCMKGICTDFWIVCIHVFFVPSLELDSSAECFLQMKPPHSTRPSQCPFCKTSNYAVEYHGAKTKEEKGMEQVEEQKVIEAQIRIRQQELQDEAERMKKRQNLSSSSRTMTPTDVGHHDIMPSMKFSIQSSDLGSRQASCSAPASTRPSQLRQNRDNNLDLDLEDVMVMEAIWLSIQEQGSQGNPSCVGSYLPRPSASGEWHSSHGTGPMRPSSSGGLACAAAALAERQHMHGNSAVHMAIDNAAACDMLQRSGSSPPGITRFVHDNPSGRWTEISPDNGREVHGQEFGECLADHQSEVAEAGTSYNIETGAMTGPLSEGVSIPPGHFVPESFEEQMMLAMAVSLAEARARMSNHGVSLL, encoded by the exons ATGGGGAATAACATAAGGAGGAGGAGGCAGATGGTGGATGAGAAGTACACGAGGCCGCAGGGGATGTATCGGCATAGGGAGATCGATTATAAGAAGCTGAGGAAGCTCATTCTCGAGTCCAAGTTGGCGCCTTGCTACCCAGGCCTCGAGGAGTATGCTTACGATCTCGAAGAGTGTCCCATCTGCTTTCTG TATTACCCAAGTCTTAACCGCTCAAGGTGTTGCATGAAGGGCATATGCACAG ATTTCTGGATTGTCTGTATCCATGTCTTTTTCGTTCCATCTCTCGAGCTGGATTCTTCTGCAGAGTGCTTTCTTCAGATGAAACCACCACATTCAACTCGCCCATCACA ATGCCCCTTCTGTAAAACTTCAAACTATGCGGTGGAATACCATGGTGCAAAGACGAAAGAGGAAAAGGGCATGGAGCAAGTC GAAGAGCAGAAGGTTATAGAAGCACAGATAAGGATTCGACAGCAAGAGTTGCAAGATGAAGCAGAAAGGATGAAGAAGAGACAAAACTTAAGTTCATCAAGCAGAACAATGACTCCAACAGATGTGGGACACCATGATATAA TGCCATCTATGAAATTCTCAATACAATCGAGTGATCTTGGTTCACGTCAAGCCTCATGCTCTGCACCAGCTAGCACACGCCCTTCACAGTTAAGGCAGAATAG GGATAATAACTTGGACCTGGATCTTGAGGATGTAATGGTCATGGAAGCAATTTGGCTCTCAATTCAG GAGCAGGGATCTCAAGGGAATCCAAGTTGTGTTGGCAGCTATTTGCCTAGACCATCCGCCTCAGGAGAATGGCACAGTTCCCATGGAACAGGTCCTATGAGACCATCGTCGTCTGGTGGGTTGGCTTGTGCTGCTGCAGCCTTGGCCGAACGTCAGCATATGCATGGCAATTCTGCTGTTCATATGGCTATCGATAATGCTGCAGCTTGTGATATGCTCCAGCGGTCGGGCAGCTCACCTCCTGGAATTACAAGGTTTGTACACGATAATCCTTCAGGGCGCTGGACCGAGATATCACCCGACAATGGGAGGGAAGTACATGGACAGGAGTTTGGTGAGTGTTTGGCCGACCACCAGTCAGAGGTGGCTGAAGCAGGAACCAGCTATAACATCGAAACAGGGGCTATGACAGGTCCACTCTCAGAAGGTGTAAGCATCCCTCCAGGACATTTTGTTCCGGAAAGCTTTGAAGAGCAAATGATGCTGGCCATGGCTGTTTCACTAGCAGAGGCTCGAGCGAGAATGAGCAACCATGGAGTCAGCTTGCTATAG
- the LOC135619593 gene encoding E3 ubiquitin-protein ligase GW2-like isoform X3: protein MGNNIRRRRQMVDEKYTRPQGMYRHREIDYKKLRKLILESKLAPCYPGLEEYAYDLEECPICFLYYPSLNRSRCCMKGICTECFLQMKPPHSTRPSQCPFCKTSNYAVEYHGAKTKEEKGMEQVEEQKVIEAQIRIRQQELQDEAERMKKRQNLSSSSRTMTPTDVGHHDISNTSTSVPSMKFSIQSSDLGSRQASCSAPASTRPSQLRQNRDNNLDLDLEDVMVMEAIWLSIQEQGSQGNPSCVGSYLPRPSASGEWHSSHGTGPMRPSSSGGLACAAAALAERQHMHGNSAVHMAIDNAAACDMLQRSGSSPPGITRFVHDNPSGRWTEISPDNGREVHGQEFGECLADHQSEVAEAGTSYNIETGAMTGPLSEGVSIPPGHFVPESFEEQMMLAMAVSLAEARARMSNHGVSLL, encoded by the exons ATGGGGAATAACATAAGGAGGAGGAGGCAGATGGTGGATGAGAAGTACACGAGGCCGCAGGGGATGTATCGGCATAGGGAGATCGATTATAAGAAGCTGAGGAAGCTCATTCTCGAGTCCAAGTTGGCGCCTTGCTACCCAGGCCTCGAGGAGTATGCTTACGATCTCGAAGAGTGTCCCATCTGCTTTCTG TATTACCCAAGTCTTAACCGCTCAAGGTGTTGCATGAAGGGCATATGCACAG AGTGCTTTCTTCAGATGAAACCACCACATTCAACTCGCCCATCACA ATGCCCCTTCTGTAAAACTTCAAACTATGCGGTGGAATACCATGGTGCAAAGACGAAAGAGGAAAAGGGCATGGAGCAAGTC GAAGAGCAGAAGGTTATAGAAGCACAGATAAGGATTCGACAGCAAGAGTTGCAAGATGAAGCAGAAAGGATGAAGAAGAGACAAAACTTAAGTTCATCAAGCAGAACAATGACTCCAACAGATGTGGGACACCATGATATAAGTAATACTTCAACTTCAG TGCCATCTATGAAATTCTCAATACAATCGAGTGATCTTGGTTCACGTCAAGCCTCATGCTCTGCACCAGCTAGCACACGCCCTTCACAGTTAAGGCAGAATAG GGATAATAACTTGGACCTGGATCTTGAGGATGTAATGGTCATGGAAGCAATTTGGCTCTCAATTCAG GAGCAGGGATCTCAAGGGAATCCAAGTTGTGTTGGCAGCTATTTGCCTAGACCATCCGCCTCAGGAGAATGGCACAGTTCCCATGGAACAGGTCCTATGAGACCATCGTCGTCTGGTGGGTTGGCTTGTGCTGCTGCAGCCTTGGCCGAACGTCAGCATATGCATGGCAATTCTGCTGTTCATATGGCTATCGATAATGCTGCAGCTTGTGATATGCTCCAGCGGTCGGGCAGCTCACCTCCTGGAATTACAAGGTTTGTACACGATAATCCTTCAGGGCGCTGGACCGAGATATCACCCGACAATGGGAGGGAAGTACATGGACAGGAGTTTGGTGAGTGTTTGGCCGACCACCAGTCAGAGGTGGCTGAAGCAGGAACCAGCTATAACATCGAAACAGGGGCTATGACAGGTCCACTCTCAGAAGGTGTAAGCATCCCTCCAGGACATTTTGTTCCGGAAAGCTTTGAAGAGCAAATGATGCTGGCCATGGCTGTTTCACTAGCAGAGGCTCGAGCGAGAATGAGCAACCATGGAGTCAGCTTGCTATAG
- the LOC135619593 gene encoding E3 ubiquitin-protein ligase GW2-like isoform X1, with protein MGNNIRRRRQMVDEKYTRPQGMYRHREIDYKKLRKLILESKLAPCYPGLEEYAYDLEECPICFLYYPSLNRSRCCMKGICTDFWIVCIHVFFVPSLELDSSAECFLQMKPPHSTRPSQCPFCKTSNYAVEYHGAKTKEEKGMEQVEEQKVIEAQIRIRQQELQDEAERMKKRQNLSSSSRTMTPTDVGHHDISNTSTSVPSMKFSIQSSDLGSRQASCSAPASTRPSQLRQNRDNNLDLDLEDVMVMEAIWLSIQEQGSQGNPSCVGSYLPRPSASGEWHSSHGTGPMRPSSSGGLACAAAALAERQHMHGNSAVHMAIDNAAACDMLQRSGSSPPGITRFVHDNPSGRWTEISPDNGREVHGQEFGECLADHQSEVAEAGTSYNIETGAMTGPLSEGVSIPPGHFVPESFEEQMMLAMAVSLAEARARMSNHGVSLL; from the exons ATGGGGAATAACATAAGGAGGAGGAGGCAGATGGTGGATGAGAAGTACACGAGGCCGCAGGGGATGTATCGGCATAGGGAGATCGATTATAAGAAGCTGAGGAAGCTCATTCTCGAGTCCAAGTTGGCGCCTTGCTACCCAGGCCTCGAGGAGTATGCTTACGATCTCGAAGAGTGTCCCATCTGCTTTCTG TATTACCCAAGTCTTAACCGCTCAAGGTGTTGCATGAAGGGCATATGCACAG ATTTCTGGATTGTCTGTATCCATGTCTTTTTCGTTCCATCTCTCGAGCTGGATTCTTCTGCAGAGTGCTTTCTTCAGATGAAACCACCACATTCAACTCGCCCATCACA ATGCCCCTTCTGTAAAACTTCAAACTATGCGGTGGAATACCATGGTGCAAAGACGAAAGAGGAAAAGGGCATGGAGCAAGTC GAAGAGCAGAAGGTTATAGAAGCACAGATAAGGATTCGACAGCAAGAGTTGCAAGATGAAGCAGAAAGGATGAAGAAGAGACAAAACTTAAGTTCATCAAGCAGAACAATGACTCCAACAGATGTGGGACACCATGATATAAGTAATACTTCAACTTCAG TGCCATCTATGAAATTCTCAATACAATCGAGTGATCTTGGTTCACGTCAAGCCTCATGCTCTGCACCAGCTAGCACACGCCCTTCACAGTTAAGGCAGAATAG GGATAATAACTTGGACCTGGATCTTGAGGATGTAATGGTCATGGAAGCAATTTGGCTCTCAATTCAG GAGCAGGGATCTCAAGGGAATCCAAGTTGTGTTGGCAGCTATTTGCCTAGACCATCCGCCTCAGGAGAATGGCACAGTTCCCATGGAACAGGTCCTATGAGACCATCGTCGTCTGGTGGGTTGGCTTGTGCTGCTGCAGCCTTGGCCGAACGTCAGCATATGCATGGCAATTCTGCTGTTCATATGGCTATCGATAATGCTGCAGCTTGTGATATGCTCCAGCGGTCGGGCAGCTCACCTCCTGGAATTACAAGGTTTGTACACGATAATCCTTCAGGGCGCTGGACCGAGATATCACCCGACAATGGGAGGGAAGTACATGGACAGGAGTTTGGTGAGTGTTTGGCCGACCACCAGTCAGAGGTGGCTGAAGCAGGAACCAGCTATAACATCGAAACAGGGGCTATGACAGGTCCACTCTCAGAAGGTGTAAGCATCCCTCCAGGACATTTTGTTCCGGAAAGCTTTGAAGAGCAAATGATGCTGGCCATGGCTGTTTCACTAGCAGAGGCTCGAGCGAGAATGAGCAACCATGGAGTCAGCTTGCTATAG